The genomic window attttatcgttACAAAATACATCATTTTTTCGTCCTataatctttatctttttgtaACAGCTTAAAATTTgttgttttagttttagttttatttttatttttaatattgtcgGTGTTTAATGTAATATAGTAaaacttcaaaattttttttacataataatCTAATCACGTTTGACCCATTTGATAATcatgatataaaaaataaattattataataattaattaataaaaattaaataagataaatttggatttttttttatcacTAAACATTTTCCATAATTATTTAAACAAAATATTATTGATAGTTATTATTTTTGAAGGGGATAAGATAATAAGAATCAATAAATAAGAAGACAGATTAAAGAACATATAAATCTGATTCATCGTCAAAGGAGCAGTGTCGTCTTCACTCTTGAGATTCATAGGTTGTTGATTGAGAAGATTGAAGAATGAGTTCGTCAAAGACAGTGAGGAAGTTGGAGGTTGTGTCCCCTGTTCCTGCGGACATAGACATTGCTAACTCAGTTGAACCTCTTCACATCTCTGAGATTGCAAAGGATCTCAATCTCACTCCCAATCACTATGATCTTTACGGTAAATATAAGGCTAAGGTATTCTTGATTCTTTCCTTTCACTTTCAACTCTGATTTGTTCTCTGCatcctttttctctctttcaaATTTGCAGCAATGTTTGTAAATTCTGGATTTTGTTAACATGCATTCATCAGATTGCATGATTTATGTATAGATATGCTCATTTATGGATGGAGCAGAAAAAAGTCAAAAGAACACTTTTTGTGAACTGGGGGGTACTGAGTAGTGTAATTTTGTATGACTTCATAAAATCTCAGCCTTTTTTATGGCTTTTAATGCACTTTAATGTACAGGTATTGTTGTCAGTTCTTGATGAACTGCAAGGATCAAAAGATGGGTACTATGTTGTGGTTGGAGGCATTACTCCAACTCCTCTTGGAGAAGGCAAATCTACTACTACTGTTGGGCTCTGTCAAGCTTTAGGAGCTTTTCTTGacaaaaaggttttttttttttttttccttgtggATTTATGGCATTTGATACTGATATGAATCAAGTTTTTTTATCTTCATAGCATGTACTTTGGGAATGTATTGACATTTTGGATCTATGACACTGGTTTTGGTTAGTAGTATCATTCTCTGTACTTTATAGGAATTATTCATTAATCTGAGATATTGTTCATAATGTCAAGGTTATGGTGGTTACATAATGAAATTCCATGGTGGTATCTCTTTTTTGTTAGGTAGTGACATGCCTTCGGCAACCTTCACAAGGACCTACTTTTGGAATCAAAGGAGGTGCAGCTGGTGGTGGTTACAGTCAAGTGATTCCGATGGATGAGTTTAATCTTCACCTAACTGGAGATATTCATGCAATAACTGCAGCAAACAATCTCCTAGCTGCTGCAATTGATACCAGAATTTTCCATGAGTCTACACAGTCAGATAAGGCTCTCTTTAACCGATTATGCCCTCCGAACAAAGAAGGTAAAAGGAGCTTTAGTGATGTCATGTTTAGGCGTCTCAAGAAACTTGGCATCTCAAAGACAAACCCAGATGATCTCACGCCAGAAGAAGTAAATAAATTTGCTAGGCTTGATATTGACCCGGAATCTGTCACATGGAGAAGAGTAATGGATATTAATGACCGGTTCCTAAGAAAAATTACCATTGGCCAGGGACCTGAAGAGAAAGGAATGGTAAGAGAAACAGGATTTGATATTTCAGTTGCTAGTGAGATTATGGCTGTTTTGGCACTAACAACATCATTATCTGATATGAGAGAAAGGCTTGGAAAGATGGTTGTTGGTATTAGCAAGAGGGGTGATCCTGTAACTGCTGATGATCTTGGTCTTGGAGGTGCTTTAACCGTTCTAATGAAGGATGCAATTCACCCTACACTCATGCAGACCCTGGAAGGAACACCTGTTCTTGTTCACGCGGGACCATTTGCAAACATTGCTCACGGGAACTCTTCCATTGTTGCTGATAAGATTGCATTGAAGTTGGTAGGGCCAGGTGGATTTGTAGTTACTGAAGCTGGTTTTGGTGCTGACATTGGAACAGAAAAGTTCATGAACATTAAGTGCAGATATAGTGGCTTGACACCTCAGTGTGCCATCATCGTGGCAACAATAAGGGCTCTGAAAATGCATGGTGGAGGGCCAGCTGTTGTTGCTGGAAAGCCTCTGGACCATGCATATTTGTCTGAAAATGTTGATCTGGTGGAAGCTGGTTGTGTGAATATGGCAAGGCATATATCAAACACAAAAGCTTATGGTGTGAATGTCGTGGTTGCTATCAACAAGTTCTCAACTGATACGGAAGCTGAATTAAACGCAGTTAGAAACGCAGCTTTAGCTGCTGGTGCCTTTGATGCTGTAATTTGTACCCATCATGCCCAtggtggcaaaggagcagtaagTACTTGCCTCAATAGTCCTACATTTTTAACTAACCATGAAGCCATATAACATTTACCCTGACATTAACATCATAGGATATTGAGTTCTATGCAAAATTCAACAAATTACAGTTGATTAAGTTATGCTAAATCATCAAAAGGAACCATTCAGGGAAACAATCAGCAGAACATTTAGTTTCATTCAGTTTAGGAATAATTTATTACTTGCTTACTTATGCCTTGCATTGATTCAGGTTGACCTGGCTATTGCGGTTCAAAAAGCTTGCGAGAATGTGTCACAGCCACTGAAGTTCCTGTATCCTCTGGAACACGGCATAAAAGAGAAAATCGAAGCAATAGCAAAGTCCTACGGAGCCAGTGGCGTCGAGTACTCAGAACAGGTAATATCATCATTTCTTGCATGCACTTATAAAGTACAACACTTATAGctaagattttgattttgacaaAGTGATTGCTACTTTTGTATTTGTGTAAAACAATCTGGTTCAGGCTGAGAAACAGATTGAGATGTATAGCAAGCAAGGATTTTCTCAGCTACCAATATGCATGGCTAAGACTCAGTATTCATTCTCAGACAATGCTGCAGCAAAGGGAGCTCCAAGTGGCTTCATCTTACCCATAAGGGATGTTAGAGCCAGCATTGGAGCTGGTTTCATTTATCCATTGGTTGGAACAATGAGCACCATGCCAGGGCTTCCAACTAGACCATGCTTCTATGACATTGATCTTGATACAGCAACAGGAAAAGTCATTGGTCTCTCTTAAAATCAATGATTAAACCTTAAGTGGCACATGGATGCTATTGATGACATTTTCCTTTTCCAATTTCGTTGATGTTGTGTTGTATCTTCTGGTTCATCTGTATGAATATGAATAATGACATAAAGCATTTAAGTTGAATTAAGGTTCCACCCTAATAATTTATATGTTTTTgttatataaattaaaatgagGATTTCCTTTTTATCATgccaataaaaaaaaatgttttacaTTAACCATGCATATAATATTAACTTAAAACACCTTAATCTGATAAACTGGAAGAAGAAAATTGATATGTTTcgtccattttttttctttcttctttcaaacACAAACACTCTGATCTCTCCATATCTTCCCTTACCTTCTCCCAAACTAGCACTTCCTCATTTTTCAAACCAGTTTCTTTTGATCTCAcaatcatcaccatcatcatctctTGGTTATTCTTACTAGACAAGAACAAGTTCTGTAACAAACCACATTGATAATCAGATCATAGAGCTTAGTCAGCTGCAATAATGGCACCGGATTCACCGGTAACTTCGAGTAGCCGTTTGCTCACAAAATCTGACTCCATGTGGTTATATCCTTCCAGAGGAACAATGGGATTTGCCTATGGTTTCACTTTTGGTTCTGTTTTGTTTATGATGCTACTCATACTTAATCCTTCTGGCTATTACTTTTCCTCTAAGATCAGAAACACCTTTCACTCTTCACATAAGCATAACTTTTCTAATGTTCTTTCTCACATATTCAAAAGCAACTCTTCTTCCTTTCCTCCTCCACCCCCTCCTGGTAGTTAAAGTTCGTCAAGAACAGAAtattcctcctcctcatcatcatcagtgACTGCAAGTGTAGCTTCTAAGAACAATGATGAAGTTGATAGGGTGGTTGTTGGGACTCAAGTTTCAAGAAAGGAAGGTTCTGgactagaaaaattaaattgcatcatATCATATGCATTTTAAAATTTGCTAAAACAAATTTACATTTTCAAGGCATATTTATTCTTGGTATGGCTGTACCTTTTGGTTTTGTTATAGTGAGATGAGTATGTTATGTGCAGGTTGAATTACTGTATGTTTATCTTTCATCTAGCATTCATAGAAATAAGGGCACTcctcaaatataattttttatccaTTATTGTTAATCTGTACAAAACAGAATAGCCTTCATTTTTATTAGTCAGTTCAAAAcatagattgaaattgaataaCCAGGTTGGGTAGTCATTTCTACTCCCTTTGAAGCATGCTTACACCTtttattctgattttttttttttgcatttttaatttttaagctTGAGTGAGCCTTAAAGAAGTCTAAATAATCAATTAAGCAAGATGCTTCAGATACCAATCCTTTTGGCTAAATTAATTATGATACATGAATAAGTGCTACATCACAGTGAAAAAACTCACAAGCCAAAAGAGTTGTTACAAATTCTTACAACTTCATTGATTCCACTCATccttcagtctctgtctctcctCTGAGAACCATTTTTTCAAGAGTAATCTAATCTTCCTTATTGTGGCTAAAGTGATTTCTCAAGAAACAGATCCATAATTGAAATCCATACCACTAGTGAAACTTAAAAGTTCTGaataagaagaaacaaaaatcaaGAAAACTCAGAGGATTTATGAAAGTTCTTTTGCAGCAGCAATAACAGCTTCCTTGGTGATACCAAACTCCTTGTATATCTTCCCTGCTGGAGCACTTGCTCCAAAACGGTCAATGCCTATGGCTTTCCCCTGGCTGCCAACAATCTTCTGCCAACCGAATGTTGATCCGGCTTCTATGCTAACTCTAGCCGTTACAGCAGCAGGGAGAACACTCTCCTTATATTCAGCTGATTGCTCGTCGAAAAGCTCCCAGCTGACAAAAGAAACAACTCTAACGGCTTTTCCTTCCTTCCTTATCTCCTCGCCGGCTGCAGCAGCAATCTCCAACTCAGAGCCGGTTCCAATCAAAATCACATCAGGCTTGTTACCTGATGAGTTATCCGAAATGATGTAGCCTCCCTTTTCAACTCCTTCAATAGAAGTTCCTGGAAGTTGGGCCAACTTCTGCCTAGAAAGGGCTAGAATTGAGGGTCTTTTCTTGTTGAGCACGGCAACCTTGTATGCTCCAGCAGTTTCATTACCATCAGCTGGACGAAGCATCAAAATGTTTGGCATCGCCCGGAAACTTGCCAAGTGCTCTATTGGCTGATGAGTAGGCCCATCCTCTCCAAGTCCAATGGAATCATGAGTCATAACATAGATAACTCCGGCTTCACACAGCGCAGAAATCCTTATGGCAGCTCTCATGTAGTCAGTGAAGACAAAGAAAGTTGCACAGTATGGAATAAATCCGGGGCTGTGAAGAGCAATGCCATTGCAGATTGCTCCCATTCCATGTTCCCTGACACCAAATCTAACATTGCGTTCTTCCGGAGTACCCTTTTGGAAATCTCCAAACATTTTCAACAAGGTCATGTTGGAAGAGGCAAGATCAGCACTGCCACCAATCAGGCCAGGAAGAACCTTAGCAAGGGAATTGAGATTCTGCTGAGACAAGTTTCTGGTAGCATCAGCAGGGCTTTCTGGAGTGTATGTCTGAAAGTTGAAATCAAATGGGAAGCATGATTAATATTCCAGGCACCATTTGATTGAAGTAAGAATGTGAAATGTGACAATGAACATGCTATTATTAACTTGTTAGCATATAATTTGGATTAGGCATCATGCAACATAACTATTAAGAATCTTATCATATAAACAGCATGAGAAACCTATCAGTTTAGCACTCTACTAACCGGCAGTGCTTTCTCCCAACCGGCAGGGAATTCGCCGGTAATAATATACTTCAGCTCTGCAGCTTCTTCTGGATATTTCTTCGAGTATTCAGCAAACTTAGCGTTCCATTCCGCTTCAAGCACTGCACCTTCAGGGGCATGGCGGCTCCAATGCCTACAGAAAGTAAGCAAGCAAGTTTCATTCAAGATCATATTATGAAAATCTCAGTTTGCTAAcaggaaagaaagaaaatctcTTAACACTCCATCCATACTTTTTAACATCCTCAGGAACATGGAAAGGCTCATATGGCCATCCAAGATTCTTCCTTGTAGCATCCACTTCTTTAGCACCTAATGCACTTCCATGAACACTATAACTGTTAGCCTTGTTTGGAGAACCGTATCCAATGGTAGTTGTCACCTGGAAAGAGACATGGTATGAGTATATGGACAAACATCAAAGCTAAAGAGCTATGAATTTCTGCTACTTCATGTCAAGTAACTAACCTTGATCAAAGTGGGTTTGTCTTTGACAGCCTTTGCTTCTTTAATAGCTGCACGAATCTCATCATAGCCGGTGTTTCCATTCTTTACCCAAATGACATGCCATCCAAGAGCCTCGAAACGCTTGTCAACATTCTCAGTGAATGCAATTTCTGTGTCACCATCAATGGAAATGTGGTTGTCATCATAGAAAGCAATAAGCTTCCCCAGTCCCCAGTGTCCAGCAAGTGAGCATGCTTCATTCGAAATTCCCTCCATTTGGCAACCATCACCCAATATAACATACCTAGAGAACCAATAACAAAACAAATTTGTCATTCACACAATCACCACAAGTTCATAGATCACAAACAAGATGCAGTTATCAACTTATCCTACGTGTAATGGTCCACAATCTCGCTGTCAGGCTTGTTAAACCGCGCAGCCAAGTGCTTCTCAGCAAGTGCCAAACCAACTGCATTGGCAATTCCTTGACCAAGAGGACCTAGACAAAGAACATGGTAATTGAGATAACAGAACACAAGAAAACAAAAGGCTTATGCCATGACATGGAAACTTAAACTAAAGAGAGATCTCATATGTAACCTGTGGTAACTTCAACTCCATATGTCTCAAAATTCTCAGGGTGTCCAGGAGTTCTGCTTCCCCATTGTCTGAAACTCTTCAAATCTTCTTCCTATTATTCAATCTCAACGTCAgcaaaaataactactttttgCGTTGACAGAGTGAATGATCATAAAAAAATGATGTGATTGGACAATTGTCTAAAACATTTTAGAGCGTGAGTGCATAAAAAATAAACTCTAAATTAAAATTATTCAGAactgatttaaattaaaaataagtaTTTGGATTCAACAATGACATTCTGAAATTATCCATCCAAGACTGACCTGAACACTGTCATAGCCTGCAAGGTGAAGGAGAGCATACTGGAGCATGCATCCATGGCCAGCAGAGAGAATGAACCTGTCACGGTTGAACCAAGAAGGGTTCTTGGGATTATACCTCATGACCTCATCATAGAGAATGTGACCCATTGGAGCACAACCCATGGGGAGACCAGGGTGGCCTGAGTTAGCCTTCTCAACTGCATCAATGGAAAGGAACCGAATTGTGTTGATGGATTTCTCAACCAGAGATGCCTCTGTGGTCTTGTCAAGTGTCTCAACCGCAGTGGCACGAACCACAGAACCAACCCTGCGTGGAGCACGTGATGTGACGCCTAAACCGCCacaatttgaagaagaagaagaagaagaagaagaagaagaagaagaagaagaagcagaagagagTGTCTTGAGGCCAGAGAATGATGGGAATGAGGAGAGAGTGGAAGTAGTGGTGAGTGAGACACGGTCTGAGGAAGAGCCATGAAGGTATACAGCACGTGCCAAAAGAGCCTGAGAAAGATGCAAGGAAGAAGAGGAAGCCATGGTTGGTTACTAACTAGTTTAAAAAACAACAGAACGAAACCACCACGTGTTAGTGGcagttagaagaagaagaagaagagaaagagtaaagagaagaggaagaagaggtgagAGATGTATAGA from Arachis ipaensis cultivar K30076 chromosome B09, Araip1.1, whole genome shotgun sequence includes these protein-coding regions:
- the LOC107618167 gene encoding formate--tetrahydrofolate ligase, translated to MSSSKTVRKLEVVSPVPADIDIANSVEPLHISEIAKDLNLTPNHYDLYGKYKAKVLLSVLDELQGSKDGYYVVVGGITPTPLGEGKSTTTVGLCQALGAFLDKKVVTCLRQPSQGPTFGIKGGAAGGGYSQVIPMDEFNLHLTGDIHAITAANNLLAAAIDTRIFHESTQSDKALFNRLCPPNKEGKRSFSDVMFRRLKKLGISKTNPDDLTPEEVNKFARLDIDPESVTWRRVMDINDRFLRKITIGQGPEEKGMVRETGFDISVASEIMAVLALTTSLSDMRERLGKMVVGISKRGDPVTADDLGLGGALTVLMKDAIHPTLMQTLEGTPVLVHAGPFANIAHGNSSIVADKIALKLVGPGGFVVTEAGFGADIGTEKFMNIKCRYSGLTPQCAIIVATIRALKMHGGGPAVVAGKPLDHAYLSENVDLVEAGCVNMARHISNTKAYGVNVVVAINKFSTDTEAELNAVRNAALAAGAFDAVICTHHAHGGKGAVDLAIAVQKACENVSQPLKFLYPLEHGIKEKIEAIAKSYGASGVEYSEQAEKQIEMYSKQGFSQLPICMAKTQYSFSDNAAAKGAPSGFILPIRDVRASIGAGFIYPLVGTMSTMPGLPTRPCFYDIDLDTATGKVIGLS
- the LOC107617710 gene encoding transketolase, chloroplastic; protein product: MASSSSLHLSQALLARAVYLHGSSSDRVSLTTTSTLSSFPSFSGLKTLSSASSSSSSSSSSSSSSSNCGGLGVTSRAPRRVGSVVRATAVETLDKTTEASLVEKSINTIRFLSIDAVEKANSGHPGLPMGCAPMGHILYDEVMRYNPKNPSWFNRDRFILSAGHGCMLQYALLHLAGYDSVQEEDLKSFRQWGSRTPGHPENFETYGVEVTTGPLGQGIANAVGLALAEKHLAARFNKPDSEIVDHYTYVILGDGCQMEGISNEACSLAGHWGLGKLIAFYDDNHISIDGDTEIAFTENVDKRFEALGWHVIWVKNGNTGYDEIRAAIKEAKAVKDKPTLIKVTTTIGYGSPNKANSYSVHGSALGAKEVDATRKNLGWPYEPFHVPEDVKKHWSRHAPEGAVLEAEWNAKFAEYSKKYPEEAAELKYIITGEFPAGWEKALPTYTPESPADATRNLSQQNLNSLAKVLPGLIGGSADLASSNMTLLKMFGDFQKGTPEERNVRFGVREHGMGAICNGIALHSPGFIPYCATFFVFTDYMRAAIRISALCEAGVIYVMTHDSIGLGEDGPTHQPIEHLASFRAMPNILMLRPADGNETAGAYKVAVLNKKRPSILALSRQKLAQLPGTSIEGVEKGGYIISDNSSGNKPDVILIGTGSELEIAAAAGEEIRKEGKAVRVVSFVSWELFDEQSAEYKESVLPAAVTARVSIEAGSTFGWQKIVGSQGKAIGIDRFGASAPAGKIYKEFGITKEAVIAAAKELS